The Natribaculum luteum genome contains the following window.
GGAATCTGGCTGTGGCCCGGCGTGAGGTCGCCGACGGCGTAGAGTCCGTCGACGGTGGTTCGGCCGTGATCGTCGACGACGACGGCACCGCTCTCGTCGCGTTCGGCACCGAGCGCCGCTGCCAGGTCGTCGTTGTAGTCGGCCCCGTACATCGCGAAGCCGCCGGTGTACTCACGTTGTGTCCCGTCGGCGAACTCGAAACCGCCGAGCCAGGTCGGATCGTCGTCGTCCGCGAACGTCGCGTCGATCTCGGCCTCGACGACGTCGACCGGATGAGCCCGGAGCAAGGCGTCAGTGTCCTCGCTCCACGTCGGCTCATCGCCGCGCAGGAGGAGGTCGACGTCGGCGGTGAAGTTGAGCATGATCATCGCGACGTAGGCAGCACTCTCGCCGTGGCCCATCACGTACACCGGCTCGTCGACGAACTGGTAGGCGTCACAGTGCAGGCAGTAGTGCAGTCCGCGACCAGTTCGGGGCAACGGCGGATCGGGACGACCGTCCGAGAACCCCGTCGCGAGTACGACCCGATCGGCGACGACGGAGCCATCGGTCGTCTCGAGTTCGAACCGCGGGTCGTCACCACCACGGCGCTCGATCGCGGTCACGAACTCCCGACGGTAGTCGGCGCCGTAGGACTGGATCTGTTCGACGGCCGTCTCGAGGAACTCGTTGCCGGAGACGGACTCGGGGACGCCGAGGACGTTGTGCGTGTCGAGGATCATCGCGGTGCGACCGCCGCCGCGGTCGATCACCGCCGTTTCGTGGCCGAGTCGAGCCGTGTAGAGCGCGGTCGTGAGCCCCGCCGGACCGCCGCCCACGACGACCACCTCGTAGCTGTCGGTGTCAGATTCCTCGTCGGATCGAGTCGCGTCTTGAGTCACCATCTGTAACTGGGTTACCTCCGGTTAGTAATAAGTATCAGCTAACCGATTGGTAGTCGGGTTACTGGACGGTAATCCGGAACACAGCGGTCGTCGTCGAGTAGTGGGGCTCTGACGAGAACGAGCGTGATTCTGGCGAACAGCGGTCGCGACGTCAGATCGTCGGCGAACGAGCTCGAGTCCCACTCGCGTCGGTTCTCGCGCTACTGACGTCGCGACCGATGCATCACGATGTAATTACTATACGTAACCTGATTTCTAGAGGTAACTATTTGGGCGTTGGACACGACAGAAGCGTATGGACGAAAGTCGACCACGAGTCGCTGTCTGGTGCGAGGGCGAGGAGTGGTGCCCGCTCACCTCGACGGCGACGCTTATCGGAAAGAAGTGGCACTGCGTGATCATTCATCGGCTGCTCGTGAACGGTCCACTGGGCTTTAACGCTCTCAAGGAGGAGGTCGACGGGATCTCGAGCAAGGTGCTCTCGGACGCGCTCGACGACCTCGAGGAAAAACAGCTGGTAAACCGCGAGATCGTCAACGAGAAGCCGGTTCGCGTCGAATACTCGCTGACCGATCTCGGCGAATCCCTCGAGTCGATCGTCATGGAGATGCGCGACTGGGGACTCGAGTACCTCGAGCCTGCAAGCGACAAGGACAGTTCGATCGCGTAGAGTGCGGTGCCGATCGGTCACTCGCGAACGCGCTCGAGTGCAACGGAAAACGCTCGCCCGAACGGTACGACGGATGGAATCTCGAGGCGGTCGTAGACGAGCGGCGGAATGCCGACATCGCCAAGAAAGAACTCGTCGACCGTCTCGTCTAGGCCCGTCTTCGGGAGCGCGAGCGTGAGGGTCCGATCGGGATCGATCGCGACGCCGGGCGTCTCACCGGTCGTCGCGTTCGTTCCAGTGGGGACGTCGAGCGCGAGGACGTCGGCACCCGACCGATTCACCCACTCGACCAGCGACGCGGCCGTCCCACGGGGCGTTCCCTCGAGGCCGTAGCCGACGAGCGCGTCGACGACGAGCGACGGGCCCGGCACTTCGTCGGCGTCGACGCGAACCGGGACGTTCATCGCGTCGAGGATACCGTGCTGGCTCGCGGCGACGTCCTCGAGATCGGCAGGATCGCGGTCGAGGACGACGGTGACGGGCCGTCCTCGATTGACGAGGTGGCGAGCACAGGCGAGTCCGCCGCTCCCGTTACCACCGCCGCCAGCGAGGACGACGATCGGCCCGCCGTCGAACTCGAGTGCGTGACGAGCCAGGGTACGGCCGGCGTGTTCGACCATCTGTGCGAGCGAGAGCCCGAGGTCTTCGGTCGCGATTCGGTCGACGTCGCGCATCTCGTCGGCGGTGACTGCCGGTACGCCAACTCCGTCCGGCGTTCGGTACGCGTTCGGTCGCATACCGCTCGTACGCGTTCGACGGTAATCGGTCTGTGCCCGCGACGGTGCGGTGCTCGATACTCGCGACCGGCCTCAGGTCGCGTCTCGTGGTCTTCCCGCTACTCGATCGGGTACGGGTGCGTAACGACCTTACTCATCAGTTAGCGTTCATTTATCGTCCACGGACTCGTACCGTCGACTGGAGGCACCCGTCGACGACGAACACGGCGAGCTCGCGACCGGCCACAGTAGCGCGGTTTCGAGCCACGTCGAACCACCACCGATAATGCCTGCTGTCGCTATTTTCCGGCGCAACCGCCGAACGGTCACGGTTGCGCCGGAAACGAGTACAGCAGCCGTTACGATCCGCCCGTCGCATTCTCCCGGACTCGCCATGCACGATCCCGCCGCGCCGTCGACGGCCGAACCGAAGCGGCCGTCGGTACGCACTGCCGTGCACACGTCTCGGGCCTCCACCCCCCTTTCGTCGCTGATCTACCATGACCACGACCACCGATTTCGAACTCCCGAACGTCGCGACCGGCACCGATCCGTTTCGACTGTCCGAACACGCCGCAGCGTCCGAGACGGACGCCATCGTCTTGCTCTTCCAGCGGGACTACCACTGTCTCAAGTGTCGCGAGCAGGTACAGACGGTCGCCTCGAGGTACGACGAGTTTCGCGCTCGCAACGCGACGGTCGTGTCGATTCTCCCCGAGCCAGTCGAACGAGTCCGGCGATGGCAACGACAGTACGACCTTCCGTATCCGCTGCTCGCCGACGAATCGAAGACGACGAGCGACCAGTACGATCAGCCGACGCGCTTTGGCGTCCTCGGCTCGATCCACGACGTGGTCGGCCGGATGCCCGAAGCGGTCGTCGTCGACGCGCGGTCGGACGCGCCGACGATCGAATGGATCCACCGCGGGAGCCATCCGGCCGATCGACCGACCGTCGACGATCTCCTGGCGCAGCTCGACGACCTCGCGTGACGGTCGTGTACGCGCGACGCCAGAGCGGCGAAGCGACTTCGACGTCTCCGCCCACCCGTCGAACGTGACACACGCGTCCGACCGACTCCTCGAACTCCCACCGAGTTCGAAACTCGTGTTCAAAGTCCTCGAGGTCGACGGCCCCATGACACAGGGGGCGATCGCCGATGCGACGCTCCTGAACCCGCGAACGGTTCGGGATGCCCTCGGTCGCCTCGACGACGCCAGCATCGTCAGTGAGGACGTCTACTTCCGCGACGCGCGCAAGTCGATCTACACCGTCTCGAGTCCCCCGGCGAGCGAGTGATCGACTGCCAGCGTCGACCGACTTTCCCGGCGGTAACCACCTTACTCCGGGGTGTGCGAGTGCTTATGAGTTACCACACGTAAGCTAGTACTGTAGGGTAACCTACGAGGGGAGAAAAACCATGACACTCGACACCCGCGACCACACCGATCACCACCCGTCGGTCGGCGTCGACGCAGTCTCACTCGAGTACTACTCGGCCGTCGAGACCGACGACCTCGAGTTGATCGTCTACGACGAACGGGAGGAAGACGCCTGGATCCAGTCCGATAGCTGGGCCGACGCTGCACTGATGGCATAACTCGATTTTTCGAACGCGAACCGTCGCGACGCTCGAGTATGTGGCCGACGAGAAGCGAAGAGAGAAGCCGTTACTCGTTTCCGAACATCTGGCGCATCATCGGGTGCATCTCCATGAGTTGCTCTTCGGCGATCTCCTCGTAGAGCTTGTAGGTGATCGACACGGCGAGCAGCAGTCCCGTCCCGGTGACGGCCCCGATGGTGCCGAGCATGTTGGCCATGACCGCGAGCAGGCCGACGAGCGCGCCGCCGATGACGGTCACCTGCGGAATGTACCGCTCCATGACCTTCTCGATGACGCCGACGTTCTGGCGGAAGCCGGGAATCTGCATCCCGGAGTTCTGGATCTGCCGTGCGGTCGCTTCCGGACCCATGTCCGTCGTCTCGACCCAGAAGATGGCAAAGATCGCGCCGCCGGCGACCATGACCGTCACGTCGATCGCGACGCGGATCAGTATCATCCACCACTCCTGGGTAACGGCGCCAGTCCACCACATCCAGTCCTGTGGGGAGTAGATCGGTGCCAGATAGTAGAAGAACCCGCTCACGGGCTGGCCCTCGGAGTAGACTCCCAGCCAGGCGGGCATACCGGCCCACTGACTCTGGAGGATCTGGCCCATGAACTGGACGTTCGCCTGCACTGCACGAACGAGGATCATCGGCAGGACGCTCGCGTAGATGAGCTTCACGGGGAAGCGACCGCGAGCGCCCTTGACCCGGGCGTGACTCAGTGGAATCTCGACGCGGACGGACTCCGCGTAGACGACGATGCCGAAGATCAGCACCGTCGTCACCAGCGCGACGATCTGTCCCTCGCCGAGCAACAGCGTGTTCAGCCCGTCACCACCGACGATCGACCCGACGGTAATCTGGCCGGTGATGATCGCGTACCAGTTGTAGAAGAACCCGCCGGTACTCGGCTGGATCAGACCGGTGACGAGCTTCTGGCTCACGCCGGCGATGATGAACAGTCCGATACCGCTGCCGACGCCCCACTTGCTGACGACCTCGTCCATGTAGAGGATGAGGACACCGCCAGCGAAGATCTGGGCGAACAGCAACAGCTGGACGCCGGTCTGTCCGAGCGAGAGCCCGCCGAGCTGGAGCGACGGCTGGGCTGGGAGGAAGCCGCCGGCGAACACCATCGGCAGCGCGGTCAGCACCACCATCACGATCACGAGCAGCTTCTGCAGGCCCTGGTAGAGCACCTGATCACGCGGATCGTCGGTGTCGAGGCCGAGCAGGTTCGCCCCGCCGAGCAGTTGCAAGACGATGCTCGCCGTGACGATCGGTCCGATACCGACCTGCAGGAGCGAGCCCTGCTGACCGGCCAGGATCGAGCGGAACTCACCGAAGAGGTCGCTCGCTTCGCCGGTCTGCAGACCGAGCAGCGCGATGTTCGTCAGGAAGAAGTACAACACGAGAATGCCCGCCGTCCACGCCAGCTTGCGCTTGAAGGGGACGTGCCCCTCCGGACGACGAACCGCGGGCATCCGCGTCAGGACCGGTTCGGCAGCTTCCTTCCATCCCATAGTTTACTCCTCGTCCTGTTCTGTTTCGTCGGCGGCTTCTTCCGCCCGGTCGGAGAGGACCGCCTCGCCGCCGGCCGCCTCGAGTTTCTCGCGGGCCGCCTCGGAGAAGGCGTCCGCCGTGACCTCGAGCGTGTTGCGGACCTGGCCGCCGCCGAGTACCTTCACGACGTCGGCCTCGTGACCGTCTTCGACGACGTCACGAGCGTCGATCTGGTAGCCGTCGCCGGTCTCCTCGGCGAGGCCGTCTGCGGCGTAAAGGATCGCGTCCTCGTCGAGCTTCTGGACGTCGATCTCGAGGACCTCATCGCGGATGTCGTGTGGCCGCTTGAAGCCGTGTTTGCCCTTCGGTTCGTAGTTGTGGAACTCGTGTTTGCTCCGCCCGGCGCGACCGCGTCCGCCACGGTGGCCTGCACCACGGCGGTTCTTGTGGGTGCCGCCGCTGTGCGTTCGCGAGCCGCGCTGGCGTCGTTTCTTGCTCGTCATGGTTATCGCATCGAGTC
Protein-coding sequences here:
- a CDS encoding NAD(P)/FAD-dependent oxidoreductase, with protein sequence MVTQDATRSDEESDTDSYEVVVVGGGPAGLTTALYTARLGHETAVIDRGGGRTAMILDTHNVLGVPESVSGNEFLETAVEQIQSYGADYRREFVTAIERRGGDDPRFELETTDGSVVADRVVLATGFSDGRPDPPLPRTGRGLHYCLHCDAYQFVDEPVYVMGHGESAAYVAMIMLNFTADVDLLLRGDEPTWSEDTDALLRAHPVDVVEAEIDATFADDDDPTWLGGFEFADGTQREYTGGFAMYGADYNDDLAAALGAERDESGAVVVDDHGRTTVDGLYAVGDLTPGHSQIPVAMGQGAKAGIALHKGLRTFPKSLADLEADETVSTRDVPAMSLALREQARHRSSIADD
- a CDS encoding winged helix-turn-helix transcriptional regulator; amino-acid sequence: MDESRPRVAVWCEGEEWCPLTSTATLIGKKWHCVIIHRLLVNGPLGFNALKEEVDGISSKVLSDALDDLEEKQLVNREIVNEKPVRVEYSLTDLGESLESIVMEMRDWGLEYLEPASDKDSSIA
- a CDS encoding NAD(P)H-hydrate epimerase, with translation MRPNAYRTPDGVGVPAVTADEMRDVDRIATEDLGLSLAQMVEHAGRTLARHALEFDGGPIVVLAGGGGNGSGGLACARHLVNRGRPVTVVLDRDPADLEDVAASQHGILDAMNVPVRVDADEVPGPSLVVDALVGYGLEGTPRGTAASLVEWVNRSGADVLALDVPTGTNATTGETPGVAIDPDRTLTLALPKTGLDETVDEFFLGDVGIPPLVYDRLEIPSVVPFGRAFSVALERVRE
- a CDS encoding redoxin domain-containing protein; this encodes MTTTTDFELPNVATGTDPFRLSEHAAASETDAIVLLFQRDYHCLKCREQVQTVASRYDEFRARNATVVSILPEPVERVRRWQRQYDLPYPLLADESKTTSDQYDQPTRFGVLGSIHDVVGRMPEAVVVDARSDAPTIEWIHRGSHPADRPTVDDLLAQLDDLA
- a CDS encoding transcriptional regulator, which codes for MTHASDRLLELPPSSKLVFKVLEVDGPMTQGAIADATLLNPRTVRDALGRLDDASIVSEDVYFRDARKSIYTVSSPPASE
- the secY gene encoding preprotein translocase subunit SecY, coding for MGWKEAAEPVLTRMPAVRRPEGHVPFKRKLAWTAGILVLYFFLTNIALLGLQTGEASDLFGEFRSILAGQQGSLLQVGIGPIVTASIVLQLLGGANLLGLDTDDPRDQVLYQGLQKLLVIVMVVLTALPMVFAGGFLPAQPSLQLGGLSLGQTGVQLLLFAQIFAGGVLILYMDEVVSKWGVGSGIGLFIIAGVSQKLVTGLIQPSTGGFFYNWYAIITGQITVGSIVGGDGLNTLLLGEGQIVALVTTVLIFGIVVYAESVRVEIPLSHARVKGARGRFPVKLIYASVLPMILVRAVQANVQFMGQILQSQWAGMPAWLGVYSEGQPVSGFFYYLAPIYSPQDWMWWTGAVTQEWWMILIRVAIDVTVMVAGGAIFAIFWVETTDMGPEATARQIQNSGMQIPGFRQNVGVIEKVMERYIPQVTVIGGALVGLLAVMANMLGTIGAVTGTGLLLAVSITYKLYEEIAEEQLMEMHPMMRQMFGNE
- a CDS encoding uL15m family ribosomal protein, with translation MTSKKRRQRGSRTHSGGTHKNRRGAGHRGGRGRAGRSKHEFHNYEPKGKHGFKRPHDIRDEVLEIDVQKLDEDAILYAADGLAEETGDGYQIDARDVVEDGHEADVVKVLGGGQVRNTLEVTADAFSEAAREKLEAAGGEAVLSDRAEEAADETEQDEE